The stretch of DNA GCCGTGGTAAGACGGCCCGGGTTGGTGGATACCGATGGTGTTGACGCTGATGATGCGTCCCCAGCGGCGCTCCTTCATGCCCGGCAGAACGGTCTGACAACACACAAAGGCGGCCTTCAGGGTGGTATCGATCTGTTCCTGCCACTCGGTCCAGCTACTGTCGGCAAACGACTTGCGTGGCACTCCGGCCGCATAATTGCTGACCAGGATATCCACCTGGCCAAAGGCCCGCTCGGCCTGGGCCAACATGTCGGCCACCTGCGCCGCATCGGTAATATCGGCTTTGACACACACAGCCTGCCCGCCGGCCGACCTGATCTCGTCGAGAACCTGCTGGGGGTCTCCCTCGTCCCGGACCTGATTAATCACCACCTTGGCCCCGGCCTGCGCAAACACCCGGGCAATACCTGCCCCTGTTCCGCGGCACGAGCCGGTGATCAGCGCTACCTTGCCTGCCAACAGCATAGTCCCTCCTCGTTTCAATGAATGGGCACGCCCCGCCTGTTATCTGCCCGGCTGGAGCCCCAGGCCGCGGATGGCCATGATATTGCGCAGCACATTGCTCGTTCCGCCCTGGATCGTATACGCCGGCGCGTACAGGTACTCGCGAGCCGCCCGGCCGGCCAAACGGGCCGCCGGTGAGTCAGGCATGAGAACCGCATAGTCACCGAGCAAACTGCTCACGGTATCGGCGATACGCTGCTCG from Desulfurellaceae bacterium encodes:
- a CDS encoding SDR family oxidoreductase, with translation MLLAGKVALITGSCRGTGAGIARVFAQAGAKVVINQVRDEGDPQQVLDEIRSAGGQAVCVKADITDAAQVADMLAQAERAFGQVDILVSNYAAGVPRKSFADSSWTEWQEQIDTTLKAAFVCCQTVLPGMKERRWGRIISVNTIGIHQPGPSYHGYTSAKTAMLGFTRNLAIEVGPYNITVNIVSPGLTLTQEVRAMLTPEAREKHEKQVPLRRTGTAEDTANAALFFASELGSFITGEYLLVCGGQVMA